Proteins found in one Methanomassiliicoccus sp. genomic segment:
- a CDS encoding glycoside hydrolase family 32 protein, with amino-acid sequence MKLRLRLKGTYYPRRAGPSILPNAETPLSIPTYEGSNQVVHPSVIDFSLEHGIPQWHGYRYWMVLTPFPYSNDSFENPSLFVSNDGIVWTVPPNVKNPLATAPGGMRAGFNSDPDMVYDPDADEVRIYYRFTSKEQMTLRMIRISDVTSAPVDVIKYSPWKEVDNNFRSPCIWRESTDRWHMWGGGRERAPYGIFYRFSRDGISWERPQQCVDDLGGDPFVRSGFTNWHMSCKPDRSEGRAVFLSCAYPLESIGLGVILHAECKNEYPTTLTTPINRPVLLPTESGWDNETLYRCSFTLGPGNDHYNIWYSARSKNGVWKLGRTSGYVRMG; translated from the coding sequence ATGAAGCTGAGACTCCGTTTGAAGGGAACTTACTATCCTCGACGCGCGGGTCCGTCGATCCTCCCTAACGCTGAAACGCCGCTGAGCATCCCCACCTATGAAGGTTCGAATCAGGTGGTCCACCCCTCGGTCATCGATTTCTCGCTCGAGCATGGCATCCCACAGTGGCACGGATACCGTTACTGGATGGTACTGACCCCGTTCCCGTACAGCAACGACTCCTTCGAGAACCCATCCCTTTTCGTCAGCAATGACGGTATCGTGTGGACAGTACCTCCGAACGTGAAAAACCCACTCGCCACCGCGCCCGGTGGCATGAGAGCGGGCTTCAATAGCGATCCCGACATGGTCTATGATCCTGACGCAGACGAGGTCCGCATCTACTACCGCTTCACCTCCAAAGAGCAAATGACGCTGAGGATGATCCGCATCTCCGATGTTACCAGCGCACCGGTGGACGTGATAAAATATTCCCCGTGGAAGGAGGTGGACAACAACTTCCGCTCCCCGTGCATATGGAGAGAGTCAACGGACCGGTGGCATATGTGGGGAGGTGGCAGAGAGAGAGCGCCGTACGGGATCTTCTATCGGTTCAGCAGGGATGGTATCTCGTGGGAGCGCCCACAGCAGTGCGTCGATGACCTAGGCGGTGATCCCTTCGTTCGTTCAGGTTTCACCAACTGGCATATGTCATGCAAGCCCGATCGTAGCGAGGGCAGGGCAGTGTTCCTCAGCTGTGCTTACCCTCTTGAGAGTATAGGCCTGGGCGTCATCCTGCATGCCGAGTGTAAGAACGAGTATCCGACCACCTTAACGACGCCGATAAACCGACCGGTCCTGCTACCGACAGAGAGCGGCTGGGATAACGAGACGCTATACAGGTGCAGCTTCACCCTCGGTCCGGGAAATGATCATTACAACATCTGGTACTCTGCCAGGTCCAAGAACGGCGTGTGGAAGTTGGGGCGAACATCTGGCTACGTGCGGATGGGATGA
- a CDS encoding polysaccharide pyruvyl transferase family protein, whose protein sequence is MLIEALSKKKPLLFRNFLNVYDRPVYMVVGSLLHTPRVKNAQVWGTGLISDAEVVVAKPRKIFAVRGPRTREMLLKQDISCPKVFGDPALLFPSIYCPDVMKEYRLGIIPHYMDTSSPLLSGYRNVEGVKIIDVASDVHEFVRDVCSCRAIASSSLHGCIAADAYHIPSLWIKITGNIRGKDFKFHDYYESIGHENATPFSLASAEDADELVDECQIKEINLDLAELRNACPFLAE, encoded by the coding sequence GTGCTCATCGAAGCCCTCTCCAAGAAGAAGCCCTTACTGTTCCGGAACTTCCTGAACGTCTACGATAGGCCGGTGTACATGGTCGTGGGGAGCCTACTTCATACACCCCGTGTGAAGAACGCTCAGGTGTGGGGCACAGGGCTCATCTCCGATGCAGAAGTGGTTGTCGCGAAACCGAGGAAAATCTTCGCGGTCAGAGGCCCCCGGACGAGGGAGATGTTGCTGAAACAAGATATCTCCTGCCCCAAGGTGTTCGGTGATCCCGCGCTCCTTTTCCCCTCCATATACTGTCCAGATGTGATGAAAGAGTATAGACTGGGGATAATACCTCATTACATGGACACTTCCTCCCCGCTCCTGAGCGGGTATAGGAACGTGGAAGGGGTCAAGATCATCGACGTGGCCAGCGACGTCCACGAGTTCGTCCGCGATGTCTGCAGCTGTCGGGCGATCGCCTCGAGCTCGCTGCACGGCTGCATCGCGGCTGATGCGTACCACATACCCTCCCTGTGGATCAAGATAACGGGCAACATAAGAGGTAAGGACTTCAAGTTCCACGATTATTATGAGAGCATCGGACATGAGAATGCAACTCCGTTCTCATTGGCCTCGGCCGAGGATGCTGATGAGCTTGTTGATGAATGCCAGATAAAGGAGATCAATCTTGATCTCGCAGAGCTCAGGAACGCGTGCCCCTTCCTTGCCGAATAG
- a CDS encoding polysaccharide biosynthesis protein → MSDAPVDIKFAQRFPRNLLTNVVYFTLSIVVGLLLVPFFIGTLGTAAYGLIPLATSITSYITIVIDSLNLSISRYLTVDLQRGDMGKASETFSTALIGILAFVLVLTPFLLVAAWYAPSFFNIGDQAAGEVFLLFAMVFGSMLVTAWGASFTVVLFAHNRLDLRNYVYTVNLAVQLVTVVLFFLSLGPSLALVGLSYLLASIVSVGVAAFLASRVCPGLRLSRKLFVRSRMHEISIMSSWVLFNGIGLLLNTQVALFIVNKIFGEVSGSEYALAVVWGSLLVSIAGLLTNLFTPMTYSYYARQDHGGLVSFTTMAVKISGLLMALPVALVCVFSSLLLTLWVGPEFAHLAPLVWILVAPVILQIMVSCISPITVAYDRVKGLVFLTLPLGIANILLAVLFSYTLGIGMYGVALAGLVTLIIRYGLVNPVFIASVVHVPLLTYVRKMFFGVGAVALLSLAGIVVTSLIGVTTLPMLLIVAGVISGAYLLMMLKLGLSPKERELIQLSLPGMLQKVIPAWLFH, encoded by the coding sequence ATGAGCGACGCCCCCGTCGACATCAAGTTCGCGCAGCGGTTCCCCCGCAACCTCTTGACGAACGTGGTGTACTTCACGTTGAGCATCGTGGTGGGCCTCTTGCTCGTCCCCTTCTTCATAGGCACGCTGGGAACGGCGGCCTACGGATTGATCCCGTTGGCGACTTCGATCACCAGTTACATCACCATCGTGATCGACTCCCTGAACCTCTCCATCTCCAGATACCTGACCGTGGACTTGCAGCGCGGGGACATGGGGAAAGCGAGCGAGACCTTCAGCACCGCCCTCATCGGCATCCTGGCCTTCGTCCTGGTACTGACGCCCTTCCTCCTAGTAGCCGCATGGTACGCCCCCTCGTTCTTCAACATCGGAGATCAGGCAGCCGGGGAGGTGTTCCTGCTATTCGCTATGGTCTTCGGCTCCATGCTGGTCACCGCATGGGGGGCGAGCTTCACGGTGGTGTTGTTCGCTCATAACCGACTGGACCTTCGCAACTACGTGTACACTGTCAACCTGGCAGTGCAGCTCGTTACAGTGGTGTTGTTCTTCCTTTCCCTAGGACCGTCACTAGCACTGGTCGGTCTCTCCTACCTGCTGGCATCGATAGTCTCCGTGGGGGTGGCCGCGTTCCTGGCAAGCCGCGTGTGCCCCGGACTGCGACTTTCTAGGAAGCTGTTCGTGCGCTCGCGTATGCACGAAATATCTATCATGTCATCATGGGTGCTGTTCAACGGCATCGGGCTGCTGCTCAACACCCAGGTCGCCCTGTTCATCGTCAACAAGATCTTCGGTGAGGTCTCTGGCAGCGAGTACGCGCTGGCGGTGGTGTGGGGCTCCCTACTCGTAAGCATTGCCGGCCTGCTGACCAACCTGTTCACCCCCATGACATATTCATACTACGCGCGGCAGGACCATGGTGGTCTGGTCAGCTTTACGACCATGGCGGTCAAGATCAGCGGCCTGTTGATGGCGCTGCCCGTCGCCCTGGTGTGTGTGTTCTCATCGCTGCTGCTGACGCTATGGGTCGGTCCGGAGTTCGCGCACCTCGCGCCCCTAGTGTGGATCCTGGTGGCGCCGGTCATCCTACAGATCATGGTCTCCTGCATCTCGCCGATCACCGTAGCCTACGATAGGGTCAAGGGCCTGGTCTTTCTGACCCTCCCGCTGGGCATCGCAAACATTCTGCTCGCGGTGTTATTCTCCTATACATTGGGTATCGGCATGTACGGTGTAGCCCTCGCCGGCCTGGTGACGCTCATCATCCGCTATGGCCTGGTGAACCCGGTGTTCATCGCCAGCGTCGTCCACGTGCCCCTCCTCACGTACGTCCGGAAGATGTTCTTCGGCGTAGGGGCAGTGGCGCTCCTGTCCTTGGCAGGCATTGTTGTGACCTCGTTGATAGGTGTTACAACGCTTCCGATGCTCCTGATAGTTGCAGGTGTAATCTCTGGAGCGTACCTTCTGATGATGCTCAAGCTGGGCCTGAGCCCCAAGGAAAGGGAACTGATACAATTGAGCCTACCAGGAATGTTGCAGAAAGTGATCCCGGCATGGCTGTTCCACTGA
- a CDS encoding glycosyltransferase family 2 protein — protein sequence MKDVPAVSVVIPLFNKGPYIGRALRSVFKQTFQDLEVIVVDDGSSDDGGNVVTNFNDPRITLIRQVNRGVSAARNKGIAAARAELIAFLDADDEWFPDHLETLIRLRNKFPRSGAYATAVLLKTEGSEYKMAPFAEIPKAPWEGILPNYFRAAAMGNPPVSSTTVAIPRAVLTDMKGFSEEAWWGEDTDLWGRIALRYSIAFSWEGGGIYHIDAANRACNKIKPVPMNAFVVHAQKVLQAGEVPEGLHDDLLEYIAVKQIETADRNTEAGRPDLAREILRNVDTKHLGRRRRLSMLKTYIPHRILIATRNWNQAKE from the coding sequence ATGAAGGATGTTCCAGCTGTATCGGTCGTCATACCCTTGTTCAACAAAGGTCCCTACATCGGCCGCGCGCTGAGATCTGTGTTCAAACAAACCTTTCAGGACCTCGAGGTCATCGTGGTGGATGATGGATCCTCTGACGATGGGGGGAATGTAGTCACCAACTTCAATGATCCGCGGATCACCCTCATAAGACAGGTGAATAGGGGAGTATCAGCAGCGAGGAACAAGGGCATCGCTGCCGCAAGGGCGGAGCTGATCGCTTTCCTGGATGCGGACGATGAGTGGTTCCCAGACCATCTGGAAACACTGATCCGATTGAGGAATAAGTTCCCTCGATCAGGTGCGTACGCGACCGCCGTCCTGTTGAAGACCGAGGGTTCTGAATATAAGATGGCGCCCTTCGCCGAAATACCGAAGGCACCGTGGGAGGGGATCCTGCCGAACTACTTCCGGGCGGCGGCCATGGGCAATCCTCCAGTGTCATCGACCACGGTCGCCATCCCGAGAGCTGTCTTGACGGATATGAAGGGGTTCTCCGAGGAAGCGTGGTGGGGTGAGGACACCGACCTATGGGGCCGCATCGCTCTACGGTATTCCATAGCGTTCAGCTGGGAGGGCGGGGGTATATATCACATCGATGCCGCGAACCGAGCTTGCAACAAGATCAAGCCGGTGCCTATGAACGCATTCGTCGTCCACGCACAGAAGGTGCTTCAGGCGGGTGAGGTCCCTGAGGGGCTGCATGATGATCTGCTGGAATACATTGCTGTCAAGCAGATCGAGACCGCGGATAGGAATACGGAGGCCGGAAGACCGGACCTCGCGCGGGAGATCCTGAGGAATGTGGACACCAAGCATCTGGGGCGTCGAAGGCGGTTATCGATGCTAAAGACATACATTCCTCATCGGATCCTCATTGCCACGAGGAACTGGAACCAGGCTAAGGAGTAG